A genomic window from Triticum urartu cultivar G1812 chromosome 7, Tu2.1, whole genome shotgun sequence includes:
- the LOC125519200 gene encoding uncharacterized protein LOC125519200 — protein sequence MEHRAWFDKAWDGARVVVQDGWLRVMFEKFPEDADEWYDPGADLASPGDVDALRARFRREIPALNNARCGDLRPGDRLCLACDIYGDEDEPKYYDAVLETVCPPRRALLSAFVNTRICLSSNRRRPNMQVDGVERCACRFTVRWTVGVEVVCCVPEYPIQDPVLNRFGEDQGRRRQRRSRQPRL from the coding sequence ATGGAGCACCGCGCGTGGTTCGACAAGGCGTGGGACGGTGCGCGCGTGGTGGTGCAGGACGGCTGGCTACGCGTCATGTTTGAGAAATTCCCCGAGGATGCGGACGAATGGTACGATCCAGGGGCTGACCTCGCATCGCCAGGCGACGTGGACGCGCTCCGCGCGAGGTTCCGCCGGGAAATCCCGGCCCTCAACAACGCCCGCTGCGGCGATCTCCGCCCGGGCGACCGGCTCTGCCTCGCCTGCGATATCTACGGCGACGAGGACGAGCCCAAATACTACGACGCTGTCCTCGAGACTGTATGTCCTCCTCGTCGCGCTCTACTCAGTGCGTTTGTCAACACACGCATATGCTTGAGTAGTAATAGGCGCAGACCAAATATGCAGGTGGACGGCGTGGAGAGGTGCGCGTGCCGTTTCACCGTGCGCTGGACGGTGGGCGTCGAGGTGGTCTGCTGCGTGCCGGAGTATCCCATCCAAGATCCGGTGCTAAACAGGTTCGGCGAGGACCAAGGGAGGCGACGGCAGCGTCGCAGCAGGCAGCCCCGACTCTGA